The Candidatus Methylomirabilota bacterium genome window below encodes:
- a CDS encoding TonB family protein: MKFLPEDRTNRNLVVTVLVSLLLHALIGVALLLSGGLSGPVIANRGEPLFVDIAPDKPKEAAPLGNPARPPGPDVAESLKPRPVAPPAVKSPPSPPARPVSPAPRVAEAPKPAPRAPEPREVAKPAPPPVPPTPKGEEPAYEGRSAQALPQTPKAAPEPQPQPQQPSQQPPAPSPGSEPRVASVPQPASPPGMYRKPGGGGGFQGGQGGVVGQPVPLDTPDPNYREYMLKVRQRIYANWGYPYEAQTRGLHGKLVIEFHIAKDGQLLKAEIVESSGENILDTFALNAVKLAQRYPPLPDAMRRDVLPVIGIFVYSLRSAQSSVFQLLQ; the protein is encoded by the coding sequence GTGAAATTTCTGCCAGAGGACCGGACCAATCGGAATCTGGTGGTCACGGTACTCGTCTCCCTGCTTCTCCACGCGCTCATCGGCGTCGCTCTTCTTCTCTCGGGCGGGCTCAGTGGGCCGGTCATCGCCAATCGCGGCGAGCCGCTCTTTGTCGATATCGCGCCCGACAAGCCCAAGGAAGCCGCGCCGCTGGGCAATCCCGCGCGGCCGCCGGGCCCAGATGTCGCCGAGTCCTTGAAGCCACGACCGGTCGCTCCGCCTGCGGTCAAGTCACCGCCGTCGCCGCCCGCCCGCCCGGTCTCCCCGGCTCCCAGAGTCGCCGAGGCGCCCAAGCCGGCGCCGCGAGCGCCCGAGCCGCGCGAGGTCGCCAAGCCGGCGCCGCCGCCGGTCCCGCCGACGCCAAAGGGCGAGGAGCCTGCCTATGAGGGCAGGAGCGCTCAGGCGCTGCCCCAGACGCCCAAGGCCGCGCCTGAGCCTCAGCCGCAGCCCCAGCAGCCAAGCCAGCAGCCGCCGGCACCTTCGCCAGGCAGCGAGCCGCGCGTGGCCTCGGTGCCCCAGCCTGCCTCGCCGCCTGGGATGTATCGCAAGCCGGGGGGCGGAGGCGGGTTCCAGGGTGGCCAGGGCGGCGTGGTGGGCCAGCCCGTTCCTCTCGATACGCCAGACCCCAACTACCGCGAGTACATGCTAAAGGTCAGGCAGCGGATCTATGCCAACTGGGGCTATCCCTACGAGGCCCAGACTCGAGGGCTGCACGGCAAGCTGGTGATCGAGTTTCACATCGCCAAGGACGGGCAGCTCTTGAAGGCCGAGATCGTCGAGTCCTCGGGGGAGAACATCCTCGACACCTTCGCCCTGAACGCGGTCAAGCTGGCTCAGCGCTACCCGCCCCTGCCCGATGCCATGCGACGCGATGTGCTGCCCGTGATCGGCATCTTCGTCTACAGTCTCCGCAGCGCGCAATCCTCGGTCTTCCAGCTCCTTCAATAG
- a CDS encoding VOC family protein: MSASPSSGRRGLRHLALKTRDLRATERFYTDVLGLQIAFPHPGMIFLETPGGGDLLNFVKTRRPFDARAGGFGHFGLSVTPAGLRRLRARLKQAGVPIRARRGHTAVYVRDPNGYTVELYSD, translated from the coding sequence GTGAGCGCATCGCCGTCTTCCGGGCGCCGCGGGCTCCGGCACCTCGCGCTCAAGACGCGCGATCTGCGCGCCACGGAGCGCTTCTACACAGACGTGTTAGGGCTGCAGATCGCCTTTCCGCATCCAGGGATGATCTTCCTCGAGACGCCCGGCGGGGGCGACCTCCTGAACTTCGTGAAGACGCGCCGCCCCTTCGACGCGCGAGCGGGCGGCTTCGGGCATTTCGGACTTTCCGTCACCCCGGCCGGTCTTCGCCGTCTCCGCGCCCGGCTCAAGCAAGCCGGCGTCCCCATCCGCGCCCGGCGAGGCCACACCGCCGTCTATGTCCGCGATCCGAACGGCTATACCGTCGAGCTGTACAGCGACTGA
- the aroF gene encoding 3-deoxy-7-phosphoheptulonate synthase: MIIVLKSGIGDGDVDDICRRVTEMGYAPHVIRGEFKTIVAAVGEERGRPDLRLLEAVETVESVMPVQQPFKLASREVRQEPSEVRVNGVVIGGKDVVVMAGPCSVESEAQVLEVADRVKESGARILRGGAFKPRTSPYAFQGLKEQGLKYLAEARKRTGLPVVTEVLETESAEMVAEYSDILQIGARNIQNFTLLRRVGEMGKPVLLKRGMATSIQEFLLSAEYILAAGNPNVILCERGIRTFETSTRFTLDLNAVPVLKKLSHLPVVVDPSHGTGHWDLVAPMAKGAVACGADGLIIEVHPKPEEALSDGPQSLKPSKFAQLMRELRPVAEAVGRSL, from the coding sequence ATGATCATCGTGCTCAAGAGCGGCATCGGGGACGGCGACGTCGACGACATCTGTCGACGCGTGACGGAGATGGGCTATGCCCCCCACGTCATCCGCGGCGAGTTCAAGACCATCGTGGCCGCGGTGGGCGAGGAGCGCGGGCGGCCGGATTTGCGCCTGCTGGAAGCGGTGGAGACCGTGGAGTCGGTCATGCCCGTCCAGCAGCCCTTCAAGCTGGCGAGCAGGGAAGTGCGGCAAGAGCCGTCCGAGGTGCGCGTCAACGGGGTGGTCATCGGGGGCAAGGACGTCGTGGTGATGGCCGGGCCCTGCTCCGTCGAGTCCGAGGCCCAGGTGCTCGAAGTCGCCGACCGCGTCAAGGAGTCGGGGGCCCGCATCCTGCGCGGCGGCGCCTTCAAGCCGCGGACGTCGCCCTATGCCTTCCAGGGTTTGAAGGAGCAGGGGCTCAAGTACCTGGCGGAGGCGCGCAAGCGCACGGGGCTGCCCGTGGTCACCGAGGTGCTCGAGACGGAGAGCGCCGAGATGGTGGCCGAGTACTCCGACATCCTGCAGATCGGCGCGCGCAACATCCAGAACTTCACCCTGCTGCGGCGGGTGGGGGAGATGGGCAAGCCCGTCCTCCTCAAGCGCGGGATGGCCACGAGCATCCAGGAGTTCCTGCTCTCCGCCGAGTACATTCTGGCCGCCGGCAATCCCAACGTGATTCTTTGCGAGCGCGGCATCCGCACCTTCGAGACATCCACGCGCTTCACCCTCGACCTGAACGCGGTGCCCGTGCTGAAGAAGCTGTCCCACCTGCCCGTGGTCGTCGATCCCTCGCACGGGACAGGCCACTGGGACCTGGTGGCCCCCATGGCCAAGGGCGCGGTGGCCTGCGGCGCCGACGGGCTCATCATCGAGGTGCATCCCAAGCCCGAGGAGGCCCTGTCCGACGGGCCGCAATCGCTCAAGCCCTCGAAGTTCGCCCAGCTCATGCGCGAGCTTCGCCCCGTCGCCGAAGCCGTTGGGCGCAGCCTCTAG
- a CDS encoding universal stress protein, with the protein MSMWRRILHPTDFSRASSAAFARAVALARADHAQLFLLHVLAPPMPIGGEGYVAPQVYEDLEASARQYAEKRLGALQAKARKSGARVTGMLLEGVADDQIIRAARRRKADLIVIGTHGRTGLARLFLGSVASRVVAGARCPVLTVRGR; encoded by the coding sequence ATGAGCATGTGGCGCCGAATTCTCCATCCCACCGATTTCTCGCGTGCCTCGAGCGCGGCGTTTGCGCGGGCCGTGGCCCTGGCCCGAGCCGATCATGCCCAGCTCTTCCTCCTTCACGTGCTGGCGCCGCCCATGCCCATCGGGGGCGAGGGCTATGTCGCGCCCCAGGTCTACGAAGACCTCGAGGCCTCGGCGCGACAATACGCCGAGAAGCGGCTGGGCGCCCTTCAGGCCAAGGCGCGGAAATCGGGCGCTCGGGTGACGGGGATGCTGCTCGAAGGGGTGGCCGACGATCAGATCATCCGGGCGGCGCGCCGCCGAAAGGCCGACCTCATCGTGATCGGTACGCATGGACGCACGGGCCTGGCGAGGCTCTTTCTCGGCAGTGTCGCCTCCCGCGTGGTGGCCGGGGCCAGATGTCCCGTGCTGACCGTGCGCGGCCGATAA
- the aroF gene encoding 3-deoxy-7-phosphoheptulonate synthase translates to MIIVLKAGSSEADIEDVSRRVRDLGFKTHLSRGEERTIIGVVGDDRAKEQLLALQALDSVETVVRILQPFKLASREAHPESTQFKVHGVPIGGKALVVMAGPCSVESRPQLFAVAEGVKAGGAHVLRGGAFKPRTSPYAFQGLEEEGLKLLHEASKATGLPVVTEVMEPDKVDLVAEHADILQIGARNIQNFSLLKRVAECGKPVLLKRGMSSSIQEWLLSAEYVLAGGNPNVILCERGIRTFETSTRFTLDLNAIPVVKKLSHLPVLVDPSHGTGHWEYVSAMAKAGLAAGADGLIIEVHNNPAEALSDGPQSLKPDKFGKLMAELRPLAAVLGRSL, encoded by the coding sequence ATGATCATCGTGCTGAAGGCAGGATCGAGCGAGGCGGACATCGAGGACGTCTCACGCCGGGTGCGGGACCTGGGCTTCAAGACCCATCTCTCTCGCGGCGAGGAGCGCACCATCATCGGCGTGGTGGGCGACGACCGCGCCAAGGAGCAGCTCCTGGCCCTGCAGGCCCTCGACAGCGTGGAGACGGTGGTCCGGATCCTCCAGCCCTTCAAACTGGCAAGCCGCGAGGCCCATCCGGAGTCGACGCAGTTCAAGGTCCACGGCGTGCCCATCGGAGGCAAGGCGCTCGTCGTCATGGCCGGGCCGTGCTCCGTGGAGTCGCGCCCCCAGCTCTTCGCCGTGGCCGAAGGCGTCAAGGCCGGGGGGGCGCACGTGCTGCGCGGGGGCGCTTTCAAGCCGCGGACCTCACCGTACGCCTTCCAGGGGCTCGAGGAGGAAGGGCTCAAGCTCCTGCACGAGGCGAGCAAGGCCACGGGCCTGCCCGTGGTCACCGAGGTCATGGAGCCCGACAAGGTCGATCTGGTCGCCGAGCACGCCGACATCCTGCAGATCGGCGCGCGCAACATCCAGAATTTCTCGCTCCTCAAGCGGGTGGCCGAATGTGGCAAGCCCGTGCTCCTCAAGCGCGGCATGTCGAGCTCCATCCAGGAGTGGCTCCTCTCCGCCGAGTACGTGCTGGCCGGCGGGAACCCCAATGTCATCCTCTGCGAGCGGGGGATCCGCACCTTCGAGACCTCCACGCGCTTCACCCTCGATCTCAACGCCATCCCCGTGGTGAAGAAGCTCTCTCATCTCCCCGTGCTCGTCGATCCCTCGCACGGCACGGGCCACTGGGAATACGTGTCGGCCATGGCCAAGGCGGGACTGGCCGCGGGGGCCGATGGGCTCATCATCGAAGTGCACAACAATCCCGCCGAGGCGCTGTCCGACGGGCCGCAGTCGCTCAAGCCGGACAAGTTCGGCAAGCTCATGGCCGAGCTCCGGCCCCTCGCCGCGGTCCTGGGGAGATCACTATGA
- a CDS encoding Fe-Mn family superoxide dismutase, whose translation MPYTHATGYQEQRFDNLEGLDGLSALQIAEHLVLYAGYVRQVNILNEELAALRAQGRASGRDTQFAELTRRLGYEYNGMILHEYYFSNLRAGADPRPAAGSSIATALQQGFASLERWQTDFRAIGGMRGVGWVMLCQDPATARLTNHWVTLHQDGVPAGFKPLLVMDVWEHAFMRDYAATEKGRYIDAFFRNVDWATVDRRLREPQAIRPAAAA comes from the coding sequence GTGCCGTATACCCACGCCACTGGTTATCAGGAGCAACGCTTCGACAACCTCGAAGGGCTCGACGGCCTGTCGGCCCTCCAGATCGCCGAGCACCTCGTCCTCTACGCCGGCTATGTCCGCCAGGTCAATATCCTCAACGAGGAGCTGGCCGCTCTGCGCGCCCAGGGCCGCGCCTCGGGCCGGGACACCCAGTTCGCCGAGTTGACGCGGCGCCTGGGCTACGAGTACAACGGCATGATCCTGCACGAGTACTATTTCTCGAACCTTCGCGCGGGCGCCGATCCGCGGCCCGCCGCGGGCTCCAGCATCGCCACCGCGCTTCAGCAGGGCTTTGCCTCCCTCGAGCGATGGCAGACGGACTTCCGGGCCATCGGCGGGATGCGAGGCGTGGGCTGGGTGATGCTCTGCCAGGACCCCGCGACGGCCCGCCTGACCAATCACTGGGTGACCCTGCACCAGGACGGGGTGCCCGCCGGATTCAAGCCGCTCCTCGTGATGGATGTCTGGGAGCATGCCTTCATGCGGGATTATGCCGCCACGGAGAAGGGGCGCTACATCGACGCGTTCTTTCGGAACGTGGACTGGGCCACGGTGGATCGGCGCCTTCGCGAGCCCCAGGCCATCCGCCCGGCCGCGGCGGCATGA
- a CDS encoding TVP38/TMEM64 family protein: protein MAGSGASIPIPSRRERARLDTRGGSAALTSRTRWVLATLASAAIIGYCAWLVWTDAPAYQYLVRLYVDKQFLKQTLSEWGILAPILFILLQALQVIISPIPGEATGILGGFLFGQWLGLLYSTIGLTVGSLVAFTLGRWLGAHYVKNLVKEETWQKLGFIVEAEGAIVCFIIFLIPGLPKDIVCYLFGLSPMPFWVFAIVSSLGRVPGTLVLSAQGAKTASGHYLEVAVLTAVVAAVAIPLYYYRHRLVAWMEGRTPADDEPGSGETPGSGT, encoded by the coding sequence ATGGCTGGTTCGGGCGCTTCGATCCCGATCCCCTCGCGACGGGAACGGGCGCGGCTTGACACGCGTGGCGGGAGCGCGGCTCTGACCTCCCGCACCCGCTGGGTCCTCGCGACGCTCGCGAGCGCGGCCATCATCGGGTACTGTGCCTGGCTCGTGTGGACGGATGCTCCCGCGTATCAGTACCTCGTCCGCCTCTACGTCGACAAGCAATTCCTCAAGCAGACGCTCTCGGAGTGGGGCATCCTCGCCCCCATCCTCTTCATCCTGCTCCAGGCGCTGCAGGTGATCATCTCGCCCATTCCCGGCGAGGCCACGGGCATCCTCGGCGGCTTTCTCTTTGGTCAATGGCTCGGGCTCCTGTACTCGACCATCGGGCTCACCGTGGGCTCGCTCGTGGCCTTCACCCTCGGGCGGTGGCTGGGCGCCCACTACGTCAAGAACCTCGTCAAGGAAGAGACCTGGCAGAAGCTCGGCTTCATCGTGGAGGCCGAGGGCGCCATCGTCTGCTTCATCATCTTCTTGATTCCGGGACTGCCCAAGGACATCGTCTGCTATCTCTTCGGTCTCTCGCCCATGCCCTTCTGGGTCTTCGCCATCGTGTCGTCCCTGGGGCGGGTGCCCGGCACCTTGGTGCTGTCGGCCCAGGGCGCGAAAACTGCCTCCGGCCACTATCTCGAAGTCGCGGTGCTCACGGCCGTGGTGGCCGCCGTGGCCATCCCGCTCTACTACTACCGGCACCGGCTCGTGGCCTGGATGGAGGGGCGGACCCCGGCCGATGACGAGCCAGGCTCCGGGGAGACCCCGGGATCGGGAACTTGA
- a CDS encoding HPF/RaiA family ribosome-associated protein → MRVDIQGIERDQTLRARVGKLVAEALETLKVAPIRARVTFFDDDGPKGGLALRCAVDLRVPYRPAIHIEHVAATPRLAFDGVMAALERQLERYRERARENRRHPKKYFVAKRLLMDGSDARRAPRRVRRRKIAS, encoded by the coding sequence ATGAGAGTCGACATCCAGGGGATAGAGAGAGATCAGACGCTGCGGGCGCGCGTCGGCAAGCTCGTGGCCGAGGCGCTCGAGACACTCAAGGTCGCCCCCATCAGAGCTCGCGTGACCTTCTTCGATGACGACGGTCCCAAGGGCGGCCTGGCCTTGCGATGCGCGGTGGACCTTCGCGTCCCCTACCGTCCCGCCATTCACATCGAGCACGTGGCCGCCACGCCCCGCCTCGCCTTCGACGGGGTCATGGCCGCCCTCGAGCGGCAGCTCGAGCGCTATCGTGAACGCGCCCGCGAGAACCGACGCCACCCGAAGAAGTACTTCGTGGCCAAGCGGCTGCTCATGGACGGCTCTGATGCCCGGCGAGCGCCCCGGCGAGTTCGTCGCAGGAAGATCGCCTCCTAG
- a CDS encoding NAD(P)/FAD-dependent oxidoreductase encodes MPTRNYDAIVVGGSFAGLAVARQLHGEVLLLDRNEIGAVQTSACGTPLWVPEAFGVADSVLQVHDKLTVRGPTRSVTYDLSAVPFCTFDYKRFCHGMLGKVRARFLRTSVLGVDDGAVVTTEGRFSAPVVIDCSGWRGAVVNSGNTTAPARGQFSFGLETHTDLSEEGLYFWLDRGLIPRGLGWVFPVGKGSLIGLGSYVGLSKLKPALERFLRDCGTVGSTYHGTYFPNRLFRPTVGRLFAVGDAAGQCLPLTAEGIRPALYFGVQCGRIVQQILDGRLGIQEGLDRYRAIVDGYRVPYRILRVAQWMAEHTPTRWFVTLAEAAARQPVLPRWWPRYGWFGRFDPDPLATGTGAA; translated from the coding sequence ATGCCCACCCGGAATTATGACGCAATCGTGGTGGGTGGCAGCTTCGCCGGCTTGGCAGTGGCCCGGCAGCTTCACGGCGAGGTCTTGCTGCTCGACCGCAACGAGATCGGCGCCGTGCAGACTTCGGCGTGCGGCACGCCCCTGTGGGTGCCCGAAGCCTTCGGCGTCGCCGACAGCGTGTTGCAAGTCCATGACAAGCTCACCGTGCGCGGCCCCACCCGCTCGGTCACCTACGACCTCTCGGCCGTCCCCTTCTGCACCTTCGACTACAAGCGCTTCTGCCATGGAATGCTCGGCAAGGTGCGCGCCCGGTTCCTCCGGACGTCGGTGCTCGGCGTGGACGACGGCGCCGTCGTGACCACGGAGGGACGCTTCAGCGCGCCCGTCGTGATCGACTGCTCTGGCTGGCGAGGGGCCGTGGTGAATTCCGGCAACACGACGGCGCCGGCCCGTGGACAGTTCTCCTTTGGCCTCGAAACGCACACGGACCTGTCCGAGGAAGGCCTGTACTTCTGGCTCGACCGCGGGCTGATCCCCCGTGGACTCGGCTGGGTCTTCCCTGTGGGCAAGGGCAGCTTGATCGGGCTCGGGTCCTATGTCGGCCTGTCGAAGCTCAAGCCCGCCTTGGAGCGTTTCCTGCGCGATTGCGGCACCGTGGGCAGCACGTATCACGGCACCTATTTTCCCAACCGGCTCTTCCGTCCCACCGTGGGCCGGCTCTTCGCCGTGGGCGACGCCGCGGGGCAGTGCCTGCCCCTCACGGCCGAGGGGATACGGCCGGCGCTCTACTTCGGGGTCCAGTGCGGGCGCATCGTCCAGCAGATCCTGGACGGGCGGCTGGGGATCCAGGAAGGTCTCGACCGGTATCGCGCCATCGTCGATGGCTATCGCGTCCCCTATCGAATTCTGCGGGTCGCGCAATGGATGGCGGAGCATACGCCCACGCGATGGTTCGTGACGCTGGCCGAGGCCGCGGCGCGGCAGCCCGTGCTGCCCCGCTGGTGGCCGCGCTATGGCTGGTTCGGGCGCTTCGATCCCGATCCCCTCGCGACGGGAACGGGCGCGGCTTGA